The Reichenbachiella carrageenanivorans region AAGATTTAATTAAGCTCAACGATATTTACATCAGGCAGAGCCACCAGCATGAAAGATTTTATTAAAAAAATTTTCTTGATCCCGATATGGATATATCAGTATAGTATATCTCCATTGTTACCATCAGCGTGTCGATTTTCTCCCACGTGCTCACAGTACACTAAGGAAGCTATCGAAAAACATGGGGTTTGGAAAGGCTTTAAACTAGGAGTAGCAAGAATAGCTAAATGCCATCCATGGGGCGGAAGTGGCTATGACCCTGTACCCTGATTTTTATCATGGAATATAATTAGCCAATACTTTTCAAAAGTAAAAACAACCTTATCTTTGTGATTCAAAAAATACCAAAGCACAT contains the following coding sequences:
- the yidD gene encoding membrane protein insertion efficiency factor YidD; translation: MKDFIKKIFLIPIWIYQYSISPLLPSACRFSPTCSQYTKEAIEKHGVWKGFKLGVARIAKCHPWGGSGYDPVP